A genome region from Neptunomonas japonica JAMM 1380 includes the following:
- the ureC gene encoding urease subunit alpha, with protein sequence MATISRRAYAEMFGPTTGDRVRLADTELWLQVEKDLTTYGDEVKFGGGKVIRDGQGQSQRCSAETVDLVITNAVIVDHWGIIKADIGIKAGRITAIGKAGNPDVQPNVDIVIGPGTEVLAGEGSIVTAGGVDSHIHFICPQQVDDALMSGVTTMLGGGTGPATGTNATTCTPGPWNIHRMLQAVDNLPMNIGFLGKGNSSQPEALREQIAAGAMGLKLHEDWGTTPASIDCCLTVADEMDVQVAIHTDTLNESGFLEDTLAAMDGRVIHTYHTEGAGGGHAPDIIKAAGFSNVLPSSTNPTRPYTVNTVDEHLDMLMVCHHLDPSIAEDVAFAESRIRRETIAAEDILHDLGAFSMIASDSQAMGRVGEVITRTWQTAHKMKAQRGSLKGDPAEHDNGRIKRYIAKYTINPALTHGVSHEVGSVEVGKLADLVLWKPAFFGVKPSAILKGGLIAAAPMGDPNASIPTPQPVHYRPMFGSMGGACHATSMLFLSQAAIKEKVPEALGLRSLIGTVKGCRTLQKADMVHNSYQPDISVDSQTYEVKADDVLLTCEPATELPMAQRYFLF encoded by the coding sequence ATGGCGACTATTTCGCGGCGTGCTTATGCTGAGATGTTTGGCCCAACAACCGGAGATCGAGTTCGCTTGGCCGATACCGAGTTGTGGTTGCAGGTAGAGAAGGACCTAACTACCTACGGTGACGAGGTAAAGTTTGGTGGCGGTAAAGTGATCCGTGATGGCCAAGGGCAGAGCCAGCGCTGTAGCGCCGAGACGGTTGATCTGGTGATTACTAATGCCGTGATTGTTGATCATTGGGGCATTATTAAAGCCGATATCGGTATTAAGGCTGGGCGCATCACTGCGATAGGTAAAGCCGGTAATCCTGATGTGCAACCCAATGTTGATATTGTGATTGGTCCGGGCACGGAGGTGCTTGCGGGTGAAGGTTCGATAGTTACGGCGGGTGGTGTTGATTCACACATTCATTTCATCTGCCCGCAGCAGGTTGACGATGCATTGATGTCAGGCGTGACCACTATGCTGGGTGGCGGTACAGGCCCTGCAACGGGCACCAATGCGACAACATGCACGCCGGGGCCGTGGAATATTCATCGGATGCTGCAGGCTGTGGATAACTTGCCAATGAATATTGGCTTCCTTGGAAAAGGAAATAGCAGCCAGCCAGAAGCATTACGTGAGCAAATAGCCGCCGGTGCTATGGGGCTTAAGCTGCATGAGGACTGGGGAACAACCCCTGCATCGATTGATTGCTGCTTGACGGTTGCTGATGAGATGGATGTACAGGTAGCTATCCATACCGACACATTAAACGAGTCTGGTTTTTTAGAAGATACATTGGCGGCGATGGATGGCCGTGTGATTCATACCTATCACACTGAAGGTGCGGGTGGGGGACATGCCCCTGATATTATTAAGGCTGCGGGCTTTTCTAACGTGTTGCCATCGTCTACGAACCCAACACGCCCTTATACGGTTAATACGGTGGATGAACATCTGGATATGTTGATGGTTTGCCATCATCTTGATCCCAGTATTGCCGAAGATGTTGCGTTTGCGGAGTCCCGTATTCGCCGTGAAACGATCGCCGCAGAGGACATCCTGCATGACTTGGGCGCATTTTCAATGATCGCCTCTGACTCTCAGGCGATGGGGCGTGTCGGCGAGGTTATCACTCGTACTTGGCAAACCGCCCATAAAATGAAAGCTCAACGGGGAAGCCTTAAAGGTGACCCTGCTGAGCACGATAATGGGCGTATTAAACGCTATATCGCTAAGTACACCATTAACCCTGCACTCACACATGGGGTCTCGCATGAGGTGGGTTCGGTCGAGGTTGGCAAGTTGGCCGATTTAGTGTTGTGGAAACCTGCCTTTTTCGGCGTTAAACCCAGCGCTATTCTTAAGGGCGGTTTAATTGCTGCCGCGCCGATGGGCGACCCGAATGCCTCGATACCTACACCGCAGCCTGTGCACTATCGCCCCATGTTTGGCTCGATGGGTGGTGCCTGCCATGCGACTTCAATGTTGTTTTTATCACAAGCGGCGATTAAAGAAAAAGTGCCAGAAGCGTTGGGGCTACGCAGTTTAATTGGGACAGTAAAAGGCTGTCGCACGTTACAAAAAGCCGACATGGTTCATAACAGCTATCAGCCGGATATCAGTGTTGACTCCCAAACTTACGAAGTAAAAGCGGATGACGTTCTACTGACCTGTGAACCTGCAACCGAGCTGCCGATGGCGCAGCGTTACTTTCTGTTTTAG
- the ureE gene encoding urease accessory protein UreE gives MLQLTTLLKCVKPHQTTLSLPIDKRIKSRLKVRLDDGREAGLFLPRGLILRDGDQVESEEGVVVMVCAADEHVSTVHCDDPLLLTRVAYHLGNRHVSLQVAAGFVRYQHDHVLDDMVRGLGGTVVVEQAPFEPEAGAYHNSSHGGHHHVHEH, from the coding sequence ATGTTACAGCTAACGACGTTGTTAAAGTGTGTTAAGCCCCACCAAACCACATTAAGCCTACCAATTGATAAACGTATCAAAAGCCGCTTAAAAGTGAGGCTGGATGATGGGCGTGAAGCGGGTCTGTTTTTGCCACGCGGCTTGATACTGCGTGATGGCGATCAGGTAGAGAGTGAAGAGGGTGTCGTGGTGATGGTGTGTGCAGCAGATGAGCATGTCTCCACAGTGCATTGTGATGATCCTTTGCTGTTGACTCGCGTTGCTTATCACCTAGGTAATAGGCATGTGTCACTGCAGGTAGCCGCAGGCTTTGTGCGTTATCAGCACGACCATGTGCTTGACGATATGGTGCGAGGTTTAGGCGGTACGGTAGTGGTTGAACAGGCTCCATTTGAGCCAGAAGCCGGGGCATACCACAACAGCAGCCATGGTGGACACCACCATGTGCATGAACACTGA
- a CDS encoding urease accessory protein UreF, giving the protein MGRDCTVVFDKISDKQSDNTAMLANLRLYQLISPSLPVGAFTYSQGLEWAVDARWVTSEAELESWVSGMLHHSIATLELPVLLRLRKAFVQQDADQVNHWCRFLLASRETSELRKEERQRGQALAVLLPNLGVASGVEFDEAIRSTQVAGFALAAQHFNIASEDALEGYLWSWLENAVMAGVKLIPLGQTSGQKLLLKLSEQVPELLVRAVEIEDQQIGSSTPAQAIASSRHETQYSRLFRS; this is encoded by the coding sequence ATGGGCCGGGATTGTACCGTCGTATTCGACAAGATAAGCGATAAGCAAAGTGATAACACTGCCATGCTAGCTAATTTACGTTTGTATCAACTTATAAGCCCTTCCTTACCTGTGGGCGCTTTTACTTACTCTCAAGGTTTAGAGTGGGCGGTTGATGCACGTTGGGTAACGTCTGAAGCTGAGCTGGAATCCTGGGTGTCTGGCATGCTGCATCACAGTATAGCTACGTTGGAATTGCCTGTTTTGTTGCGCTTACGAAAAGCCTTTGTGCAGCAAGATGCGGATCAGGTGAATCATTGGTGCCGTTTTCTGCTGGCAAGCCGAGAAACCTCAGAGCTACGTAAAGAGGAGCGTCAACGTGGGCAGGCCTTGGCGGTGCTGTTACCTAATCTGGGCGTTGCCAGTGGTGTAGAGTTTGATGAAGCTATTAGATCTACACAGGTGGCGGGATTTGCGCTCGCCGCGCAGCATTTCAATATTGCATCGGAGGATGCGCTGGAAGGTTATCTGTGGAGTTGGCTGGAAAATGCAGTGATGGCAGGGGTTAAGTTGATTCCTTTGGGGCAAACTTCAGGCCAGAAATTGCTACTAAAGCTCAGTGAGCAAGTGCCGGAATTACTTGTCAGAGCTGTAGAAATTGAAGATCAGCAGATAGGTAGTTCTACACCGGCTCAGGCCATCGCGAGTAGCCGCCACGAAACACAGTATTCACGATTGTTCCGCTCCTGA
- the ureG gene encoding urease accessory protein UreG, with translation MSDDYKAPLRIGVGGPVGSGKTALLEVLCKAMRDQYNIAVVTNDIYTQEDAKILTQSGALEPDRIIGVETGGCPHTAIREDASMNLAAVEELAKRHKTLDVVFVESGGDNLSATFSPELADLTIYVIDVAEGEKIPRKGGPGITRSDLLIINKIDLAPYVGADLGVMESDTQRMRPNSPYVFSNLKTGVGLPEIIRFVIDQGMLDTAG, from the coding sequence ATGAGTGATGACTACAAAGCCCCCCTACGTATAGGTGTGGGTGGCCCGGTTGGGTCGGGTAAAACAGCTTTACTTGAAGTCTTGTGTAAAGCGATGCGAGATCAATACAACATCGCTGTAGTGACTAACGATATTTACACGCAGGAAGATGCGAAAATTCTTACCCAGTCAGGTGCGTTGGAACCTGATCGTATTATTGGTGTTGAAACCGGAGGCTGCCCACATACGGCTATTCGCGAAGATGCCTCCATGAATTTGGCAGCGGTAGAAGAGTTAGCAAAGCGCCATAAAACGTTGGATGTGGTGTTTGTGGAGAGCGGTGGGGATAACTTAAGTGCTACTTTCAGCCCTGAACTCGCTGATCTGACTATTTATGTTATTGATGTGGCAGAAGGTGAAAAAATTCCGCGTAAAGGTGGCCCCGGTATTACCCGTTCAGATCTGTTAATCATTAATAAGATTGATTTGGCGCCTTACGTAGGGGCCGACTTGGGTGTAATGGAGAGTGATACACAACGTATGCGCCCAAATTCACCTTATGTGTTTTCAAATTTAAAAACAGGTGTGGGCTTACCTGAAATCATCCGTTTTGTGATTGATCAGGGTATGTTGGATACAGCTGGATAA
- a CDS encoding helicase HerA-like domain-containing protein translates to METGILIGGCESGKVFLNPRYANRHGLIAGATGTGKTVTLQCLAEGFSDLGVPVFLADVKGDLSGLSQKGSPHPKVDERVEKIQIDSFIQRGYPVAFWDVFGDQGTPVRATVSEMGPQLLSRLLDLNETQESILTLMFEFADDEGLLLVDLNDLRTTLEFIAAHGKEISTRLSVSKASVNAILRRLLMLEREGGDLFFGEPALVLEDLMQVSRDGRGMINVLASDKLILSPRVYSTFLLWLLSELFENLPEVGDADKPKMVFFFDEAHLLFSNSSKVLVEKVEQVVRLIRSKGVGVYFITQSPNDLPEGVLGQLGNRVQHALRAFTPKDQKSVRVAAQTFRPNPKLDTAEVITNMGVGEALVSVLLKDGVPSIVERTLVRPPCSRMGPATDDERQAVIDTSSMHRRYAVAYDPRSAHEILLERTDARLKAAEDEEAREAQEKADAKNNRKSRSSGRNRQSVTEALLKSVVRSIGSSVGRSVGKSLLRGILGSFMK, encoded by the coding sequence ATGGAAACGGGTATTCTGATCGGTGGCTGTGAGAGCGGTAAGGTATTTTTGAACCCTCGTTATGCTAATCGCCATGGCTTGATTGCGGGTGCAACGGGTACAGGTAAAACTGTGACCTTGCAGTGCCTTGCCGAAGGCTTTTCTGATCTGGGCGTGCCGGTGTTTCTTGCCGATGTTAAGGGAGATTTATCTGGGCTTAGCCAAAAAGGAAGCCCTCATCCGAAGGTGGATGAGCGCGTTGAAAAAATCCAGATAGATAGCTTTATTCAACGGGGTTATCCGGTGGCGTTTTGGGATGTTTTTGGCGATCAAGGAACACCCGTTCGCGCGACGGTATCGGAGATGGGGCCGCAGTTACTCTCTCGTCTGCTAGACCTTAACGAAACCCAAGAAAGCATCCTGACGCTTATGTTTGAGTTTGCTGATGACGAAGGGCTGCTACTGGTTGATCTAAATGACCTACGTACCACATTAGAGTTTATTGCCGCACATGGTAAAGAGATCAGCACGCGTTTGTCTGTCTCTAAAGCGTCAGTTAATGCGATTTTACGCCGCTTGTTGATGTTAGAGAGAGAGGGCGGAGATCTGTTCTTTGGAGAGCCTGCGTTAGTGCTTGAAGACTTGATGCAAGTGAGCCGTGATGGCCGCGGTATGATTAATGTGCTGGCGTCAGATAAGCTGATTTTAAGCCCGCGTGTGTATTCTACTTTTCTGTTGTGGTTGTTGTCTGAGCTATTTGAAAACCTGCCAGAGGTGGGTGATGCAGATAAACCTAAGATGGTGTTCTTTTTTGATGAGGCGCATCTGCTTTTTAGCAACTCATCTAAAGTGTTGGTCGAAAAAGTTGAGCAAGTAGTACGTTTGATACGCTCAAAAGGGGTGGGTGTTTACTTTATTACTCAGAGCCCAAATGATCTTCCAGAAGGTGTTTTAGGCCAATTAGGTAACCGTGTGCAGCATGCATTACGGGCTTTCACACCTAAAGATCAGAAATCTGTTCGTGTTGCTGCGCAAACCTTCCGACCTAACCCTAAGTTGGATACGGCGGAAGTCATTACCAACATGGGTGTGGGTGAGGCCTTGGTGTCTGTGTTGTTAAAAGACGGTGTGCCGAGTATTGTTGAACGCACGCTGGTTCGTCCTCCCTGTTCACGTATGGGGCCTGCTACCGATGATGAGCGCCAAGCTGTTATTGATACCAGTAGTATGCACCGTCGTTATGCTGTGGCGTATGATCCGCGTTCGGCGCATGAAATATTGCTGGAGCGTACGGATGCACGTTTAAAAGCCGCAGAAGATGAAGAGGCGCGTGAAGCTCAAGAGAAAGCAGATGCCAAAAACAACCGCAAAAGCCGCTCCTCGGGAAGGAATCGACAGTCAGTGACTGAAGCACTATTAAAAAGTGTGGTGCGCAGCATTGGCAGCAGTGTTGGGCGTAGTGTCGGTAAAAGTTTATTGCGGGGTATTTTGGGCTCTTTCATGAAGTAA
- a CDS encoding MBL fold metallo-hydrolase, whose protein sequence is MLQTVKSLSLHLSLGLLITASSIAGTETQADRYPESLLYDKPVKVADNVWSAIGQTQYYSFENAGHNNNLSFVIGEDAVLVVNGSASYLLAKALHDEIKQHTDKPVKYVVDENGQSHAMLGNNYWKEQGAVLIAHSEAVEEIESHGLDGLSSLQKILKERAEGSSLVAIDQTFDDKMILDLGGISAELIHFGPAHSPGDISIYIPQRNVLIAGDIAFHVRLLPIFPDTDTASWLETWNSTFTAFAQDKIIIPGHGGPTDFATVDQWTRGYLEYIRGKVAVLIEDGGSLEDAYQIDQTPYKHLATFEELAAKNAGRVFEAMEFE, encoded by the coding sequence ATGTTGCAAACAGTCAAATCCTTGAGCTTACACCTGAGCTTAGGCCTACTCATCACCGCCAGCAGTATTGCTGGCACAGAAACTCAAGCGGATCGCTACCCTGAATCACTGCTTTACGACAAACCCGTAAAGGTGGCTGATAACGTTTGGTCAGCCATAGGCCAAACCCAGTACTACAGTTTTGAGAACGCAGGCCACAATAACAACCTGTCGTTCGTGATTGGCGAAGATGCCGTTTTGGTCGTCAATGGCAGTGCCTCTTACTTACTCGCCAAAGCCCTTCATGATGAGATAAAGCAACATACGGATAAACCCGTTAAGTATGTTGTTGATGAAAACGGACAATCGCACGCCATGCTAGGTAACAACTACTGGAAAGAGCAAGGAGCTGTTTTAATAGCCCATAGCGAAGCCGTTGAAGAGATTGAATCGCATGGGCTTGATGGTTTATCGAGCCTGCAGAAAATCCTTAAGGAGCGTGCTGAGGGGTCTAGCCTTGTAGCAATAGACCAAACCTTTGACGATAAAATGATACTGGACTTGGGCGGTATCAGCGCCGAGCTAATTCACTTTGGGCCCGCCCACTCTCCCGGCGACATCTCAATTTATATTCCACAACGTAATGTGCTGATCGCGGGAGATATTGCCTTTCATGTGCGCCTACTCCCCATCTTTCCTGATACAGACACCGCCTCGTGGCTAGAAACATGGAACTCAACGTTTACAGCGTTCGCCCAAGATAAAATCATAATCCCAGGGCACGGCGGCCCTACCGACTTTGCAACAGTTGACCAATGGACACGCGGCTACCTAGAGTATATTCGAGGTAAAGTAGCGGTGTTAATTGAGGACGGAGGCAGCCTAGAGGATGCCTACCAGATAGACCAAACACCTTATAAGCACCTAGCCACCTTCGAAGAACTCGCCGCAAAAAATGCAGGCAGGGTGTTTGAAGCGATGGAGTTTGAATAA
- a CDS encoding tRNA-queuosine alpha-mannosyltransferase domain-containing protein produces the protein MRILLLSAYDADSHQYWRKGLVSHFPEHQWTVLSLPARYFSWRLRGNSLSWAFGESAHLLQQPYDLIIATSMTDLSSLRGFVPTLGQIPTLLYFHENQFAYPESGKEFRSVEPKILNLYSALAADHIAFNTHYNRNTFIEGASALLKKLPDQVPAGLTAHLQQNSSVLAVPLNDDCYVTTQQHTGPLHIVWNHRWEFDKGPELLYGALKTLHNENIKVSLSIVGQQFRRYPEAFDNIKAQFPSLLRHCGFIESAVEYRQLLQDADVVLSTALHDFQGIAVLEGVAAGALPVVPNRLAYQELFSEQYRYCSQDQQKADNQETKALVSMLKQLAIHKENNALPTAPAIDAFNWKYLKPRYQELMDLTIKRFSTKLID, from the coding sequence ATGCGTATTCTTCTTTTATCAGCCTATGACGCTGACAGCCACCAATACTGGCGTAAAGGCCTCGTCAGCCACTTTCCTGAGCACCAATGGACAGTGCTGAGCTTACCTGCAAGGTATTTTTCATGGCGCTTACGAGGCAATAGTCTCAGCTGGGCATTTGGAGAGTCCGCTCATCTGTTGCAGCAACCTTATGACCTGATCATCGCTACCTCGATGACCGACCTATCCAGTCTCAGAGGGTTTGTCCCTACGCTCGGCCAAATCCCAACACTATTATATTTTCATGAGAATCAATTTGCTTACCCAGAATCAGGCAAAGAGTTTAGGAGCGTTGAGCCTAAGATATTAAACTTATACTCAGCACTGGCCGCGGACCATATTGCCTTTAACACCCACTACAACCGGAACACGTTTATTGAAGGAGCCAGCGCCCTCCTCAAAAAACTACCCGATCAAGTACCCGCAGGATTAACAGCACACCTTCAACAAAACTCCAGCGTATTAGCAGTACCACTTAACGATGATTGCTATGTAACAACACAACAGCACACAGGCCCTCTACACATTGTTTGGAACCACCGCTGGGAATTTGATAAAGGCCCGGAGCTTCTTTATGGTGCACTAAAAACACTTCATAACGAGAACATCAAGGTCTCCTTATCCATTGTCGGTCAGCAGTTTCGGCGCTACCCAGAGGCCTTTGACAACATAAAAGCACAATTCCCTTCGTTACTGAGACACTGTGGCTTTATAGAATCCGCCGTAGAATACCGCCAGCTATTACAAGACGCCGATGTTGTACTATCAACCGCCTTACATGACTTCCAAGGTATCGCAGTACTTGAAGGCGTAGCAGCAGGCGCACTCCCTGTAGTACCCAATCGGTTAGCTTATCAAGAACTATTCAGTGAGCAGTATCGCTACTGCTCGCAAGACCAACAAAAGGCTGATAACCAAGAAACAAAAGCTCTTGTCAGCATGCTTAAGCAACTTGCCATACATAAAGAGAACAACGCACTCCCCACAGCACCTGCTATTGATGCATTCAACTGGAAGTATCTAAAACCCAGATACCAAGAACTGATGGATCTCACTATCAAGCGTTTTTCAACGAAGCTTATAGACTAA
- the modC gene encoding molybdenum ABC transporter ATP-binding protein, whose product MNKQLHVCFQTPLEHFTLDVDIKIPASGVTVLFGPSGCGKTTLLRCIAGLHKAEHAQLRINDDVWQEAGYYLPAHRRKVGYVFQEPSLFPHLNVTKNLLFGQRRTQQEGLLSLDEISQLLGISHLLQRMPDKLSGGEKQRVAIGRALLSNPEILLMDEPLSALDYSTKAEIIPYLEQLHERLSIPIVYVTHALSEVKSMADHIVLLEKGKVSAQGPLKEMLLDLSAPLARFSNAGSLIDAVVSHYDEDYDLTEFSVDGGTVTVPGSIGAIGTRKRIHLSASHISLTRTPANDTTIVNILPVTILEIDQASTAQCNVRLQLGQHSQILARITRRSKDQLALTIGDQLFAQVKGVSLVKL is encoded by the coding sequence ATGAACAAGCAACTACACGTTTGCTTCCAAACACCGCTTGAGCATTTCACGCTGGATGTCGATATCAAAATTCCGGCGAGCGGTGTTACCGTACTTTTTGGCCCCTCTGGCTGTGGCAAAACCACGCTGTTAAGATGCATTGCCGGGTTGCACAAAGCAGAGCACGCACAGCTACGAATTAACGATGATGTTTGGCAAGAAGCAGGATATTACCTTCCGGCCCATCGGCGCAAGGTGGGGTATGTTTTTCAAGAACCTAGCCTATTCCCTCATCTAAATGTCACCAAAAATTTATTGTTCGGGCAAAGACGTACTCAACAGGAAGGGCTGCTGTCATTAGATGAGATCAGCCAGTTACTCGGGATCTCGCACCTGTTACAGCGTATGCCTGATAAATTATCCGGTGGCGAAAAACAGCGGGTCGCCATTGGCCGGGCGCTCCTCTCCAACCCTGAGATACTCTTAATGGATGAGCCACTCTCTGCCTTGGATTACAGCACCAAAGCAGAAATCATTCCCTACCTCGAGCAGTTACATGAACGCCTATCCATCCCTATTGTGTATGTGACACATGCGCTTTCTGAAGTAAAAAGCATGGCAGACCATATCGTGTTACTCGAAAAGGGAAAGGTCAGCGCTCAAGGCCCATTAAAAGAGATGTTACTCGACCTTAGCGCACCACTGGCTCGTTTTAGCAATGCAGGCTCGCTCATCGATGCTGTCGTTAGTCACTATGATGAAGACTATGACCTAACCGAATTCAGCGTTGATGGTGGAACCGTCACGGTTCCTGGAAGTATTGGAGCCATAGGCACCCGCAAACGCATTCACCTGAGTGCCAGCCACATTAGCCTGACACGCACACCCGCTAACGACACAACTATTGTTAACATCCTGCCTGTGACTATCCTAGAAATTGATCAAGCCAGTACCGCGCAATGCAATGTGCGCTTACAGCTGGGCCAACATAGCCAAATTTTGGCACGTATCACGCGCCGCTCTAAAGACCAGCTAGCACTCACTATTGGTGATCAGCTCTTTGCTCAAGTAAAAGGCGTGTCCTTGGTTAAGTTATAA
- the modB gene encoding molybdate ABC transporter permease subunit, translating into MLDAILLTLKLATLTTIILLIIGIPLAWWLARSRGLFKDMIATLVSMPLVLPPTVLGFYLLITLGPDSPLGNVLSSLFGGPLTFTFSGLVIGSVIFSLPFMVQPLRNTFESIGNRPLEVAATLRASPLDTFFSVVLPLSRNGLLTGSIMSFVHTLGEFGVVLMIGGNIPGETKVLSIAIYDYVESLEWAQAHLIAGSMLCFSFIVILSMTLLERNSRKAGGL; encoded by the coding sequence ATGTTAGATGCCATTTTACTGACATTAAAACTCGCCACCCTAACCACCATCATATTACTTATAATAGGGATACCTTTGGCGTGGTGGCTTGCGCGCTCACGCGGTCTATTTAAAGATATGATAGCAACCTTGGTCAGTATGCCCTTGGTATTGCCCCCTACCGTTTTAGGCTTCTATCTACTCATTACACTAGGACCAGATAGCCCTTTAGGTAACGTTCTCTCTTCACTTTTTGGCGGGCCACTTACTTTCACCTTCAGTGGATTAGTCATAGGATCAGTCATATTTTCACTGCCGTTTATGGTGCAACCGTTGCGCAATACGTTTGAGTCAATCGGCAACCGCCCCTTAGAGGTGGCCGCCACATTACGTGCATCACCACTGGACACTTTCTTCTCTGTCGTTTTGCCTCTTTCAAGGAATGGACTCCTCACCGGCTCGATCATGTCGTTTGTACATACCTTGGGTGAGTTTGGTGTAGTACTGATGATTGGTGGCAATATCCCTGGCGAAACCAAAGTACTGTCCATCGCTATCTACGACTATGTTGAATCGCTGGAGTGGGCGCAAGCTCATCTAATTGCCGGTAGCATGCTGTGCTTCTCTTTTATTGTCATCCTGAGCATGACACTGCTAGAGCGCAATAGCCGAAAAGCAGGTGGTCTATGA
- the modA gene encoding molybdate ABC transporter substrate-binding protein, which produces MKALVITLLLSAISSSVLAANVRIAVASNFTAAAQALSAAFTQRTKHDVQISSGSTGKLYIQIRHGAPFDLLLAADMERPHKLYTEGYTNTPPFTYATGQLVLWSRDLSGVVDGMDILNSDTVKRLAIANAKTAPYGKAAQEVLDNLKTTHSSWKLIRGDNIAQTYQFAASGNVNAAFVARAQIVLDKRGFTWQVPQSLYSPIQQGAILLKHGINNPAANAFYRFLSSDEAKSVIQRYGYITR; this is translated from the coding sequence ATGAAAGCACTTGTTATCACACTACTACTGAGTGCTATATCTAGTTCTGTACTCGCCGCAAATGTACGTATCGCCGTAGCCTCTAACTTTACAGCTGCCGCTCAAGCACTCTCAGCTGCTTTTACACAAAGGACCAAACACGATGTGCAAATCAGTTCAGGATCTACCGGAAAGCTCTACATCCAAATACGCCATGGCGCCCCGTTTGATCTCTTGTTAGCGGCGGATATGGAGCGCCCACATAAGCTCTATACTGAAGGTTATACAAACACCCCACCATTCACCTATGCCACAGGGCAGCTTGTACTATGGAGCCGCGATCTTTCAGGTGTAGTTGATGGAATGGATATTCTAAACAGCGATACTGTCAAACGCCTCGCTATAGCTAATGCTAAAACTGCTCCTTATGGTAAAGCAGCTCAAGAAGTATTAGATAATCTCAAGACCACACACAGCTCATGGAAACTCATTCGGGGCGACAATATTGCTCAGACCTATCAATTTGCAGCAAGCGGCAACGTCAACGCTGCTTTTGTTGCACGTGCACAAATCGTATTAGACAAACGAGGATTCACGTGGCAGGTTCCTCAATCACTTTATTCACCTATTCAGCAGGGTGCCATATTGCTCAAGCATGGCATTAATAACCCGGCCGCAAATGCTTTTTATCGATTTTTAAGTAGCGATGAAGCAAAATCAGTTATCCAACGATATGGCTATATTACAAGATGA